Proteins from a genomic interval of Sphingobacterium lactis:
- a CDS encoding helicase HerA-like domain-containing protein has product MKDQFIAKITSSYIPKGAFIQLGSGILNGEIVTDAKVNLALKMMNRHGLIAGATGTGKTRTLQLMAEQLSDAGVPVFMLDVKGDLSGLAEAGKTNDALLERGNAVGIPFVPASFPIELFSLSGKLGAPMRVTVEDFGPVLLARILDLNDTQAGVLSAIFKYAADTQLPIVDFQDLKKLLSYLSEGPGAEEIKADYGKISTASANTILRKIVAIEQQGLAHIFGEKEFDIQDLFNKVDGKGVITLLNISDIQDQPLLFSTFLLSLLAQLFKNLPEVGDLDQPKLVFFFDEAHLLFNGASKAFMTQIEQIVRLIRSKGVGVFFCTQAATDIPESVLGQLGNRIQHALRAFTPNDAENLRKTVRTYPTSDFYEIDKVLTSLGTGQALVTVLNDKGIPTEVVATHLVPARAVMGPCSPQLYQELLQQSEYTAKYQERVERRTAAEIIDERMQTHAAKEEAEEARKEAEKAASKPASSRSRRQTPMEAAKNQASRTLAREGAKLLGKIATGILNSIFKKR; this is encoded by the coding sequence ATGAAAGACCAATTTATTGCGAAGATTACATCTTCATACATTCCCAAGGGGGCATTTATCCAACTTGGGTCAGGCATCCTGAACGGTGAGATTGTCACCGACGCTAAAGTCAATTTAGCATTAAAGATGATGAACCGTCACGGTCTCATCGCCGGTGCGACCGGTACAGGAAAGACCAGGACGCTGCAGTTGATGGCCGAACAGCTGTCGGATGCGGGTGTGCCTGTATTCATGTTGGATGTCAAAGGGGATCTATCTGGCCTTGCCGAAGCTGGCAAAACGAATGATGCCCTTTTGGAACGTGGAAATGCCGTGGGCATTCCTTTTGTGCCTGCAAGCTTTCCCATTGAGCTTTTCTCGCTGTCAGGTAAACTGGGTGCGCCGATGCGCGTGACGGTGGAAGATTTTGGACCTGTGCTGCTGGCCCGTATCCTCGACCTCAACGATACCCAAGCCGGTGTCCTGAGTGCCATTTTTAAATATGCCGCAGATACTCAATTGCCGATCGTGGACTTCCAGGATCTCAAGAAACTGTTGAGCTACCTGTCGGAAGGCCCCGGTGCCGAGGAGATCAAAGCCGATTACGGTAAGATCTCGACCGCCAGTGCAAATACTATTCTTCGGAAAATCGTAGCCATCGAGCAGCAGGGGCTGGCCCATATCTTCGGGGAAAAGGAATTTGATATCCAGGATCTGTTCAATAAAGTGGATGGAAAAGGGGTCATTACCCTGTTGAATATCTCGGACATCCAGGATCAACCTTTATTATTTTCCACCTTCTTGTTGAGCCTTCTGGCGCAGCTATTCAAGAACTTACCGGAGGTTGGCGATTTAGACCAGCCTAAATTGGTGTTTTTCTTTGATGAGGCACATTTATTGTTCAATGGAGCATCGAAGGCGTTTATGACACAGATCGAGCAGATCGTCCGCTTGATCCGTTCAAAGGGTGTGGGTGTTTTCTTCTGTACACAGGCGGCCACGGATATTCCGGAGTCGGTTCTGGGCCAGTTGGGGAACCGGATTCAGCATGCCCTACGGGCATTTACGCCGAATGACGCGGAGAATTTGCGCAAGACGGTAAGGACCTATCCAACTTCGGACTTCTACGAGATCGATAAGGTACTGACCTCTTTGGGAACAGGGCAAGCCCTGGTTACGGTTCTGAACGATAAGGGGATCCCGACGGAAGTGGTAGCGACACATTTGGTGCCGGCACGCGCTGTCATGGGACCTTGTTCACCGCAGTTATATCAGGAGTTGCTGCAGCAGTCGGAATATACCGCAAAATATCAGGAGCGGGTGGAGCGACGGACAGCAGCAGAGATTATTGATGAACGGATGCAGACCCATGCCGCGAAAGAAGAGGCCGAGGAAGCACGTAAGGAGGCTGAAAAGGCAGCAAGCAAACCTGCATCGTCACGCTCCCGCCGGCAGACGCCAATGGAGGCCGCAAAGAATCAAGCAAGCCGCACGTTGGCACGCGAAGGAGCAAAGCTGTTGGGCAAGATTGCAACCGGAATCCTGAACTCCATCTTCAAAAAGAGATAA
- a CDS encoding sugar phosphate nucleotidyltransferase, which yields MGKPTLVVLAAGMASRYGSLKQVDGFGPHGESIIDYSIYDAIRAGFGKVVFIIREEFEQVMREKFDAKLAGKIEVAYAFQDFDLRKFGVDRDIERTKPWGTAHAVMSAMKEVDGPFCVINADDFYGADAFQKMGEFLTSEVDDNHMSLMGFELGNTMSDYGYVSRGVCEVNEQGHMNSVTERVNIYYDKNDNGDKKIVFEENGVKHELPADTRVSMNFWGFTPKVFEVCMNLFPTFVEENADNPKSEFFIPTIPDYMVKHGLADFKVIPTSSKWFGVTYVEDKPIVQESISKLVADGVYPEKLF from the coding sequence ATGGGAAAACCAACTTTGGTAGTTCTGGCAGCAGGTATGGCCAGCCGTTATGGTTCTTTGAAACAGGTAGATGGCTTTGGACCTCATGGAGAATCGATTATTGATTATTCTATTTACGACGCTATCCGTGCTGGATTTGGAAAAGTAGTTTTTATTATTCGCGAGGAATTTGAACAGGTAATGCGTGAAAAATTCGACGCAAAGCTTGCCGGAAAAATAGAGGTAGCTTATGCCTTCCAAGATTTCGATCTGCGCAAATTTGGTGTAGATAGAGATATTGAGCGCACAAAACCGTGGGGAACAGCCCATGCCGTAATGAGTGCAATGAAAGAAGTGGATGGCCCTTTCTGTGTGATCAATGCTGATGACTTCTATGGAGCAGACGCTTTCCAGAAAATGGGGGAGTTCCTAACTTCGGAAGTTGATGACAACCATATGTCCCTGATGGGCTTTGAGTTGGGCAATACCATGTCCGATTATGGATATGTGTCACGTGGCGTTTGTGAAGTGAATGAGCAGGGGCACATGAATTCCGTAACGGAACGTGTGAATATCTATTACGATAAAAATGATAACGGCGATAAAAAGATCGTTTTCGAAGAGAATGGCGTTAAGCATGAATTACCGGCAGATACGCGGGTATCCATGAATTTCTGGGGCTTTACTCCTAAGGTGTTCGAAGTATGTATGAACCTATTTCCGACCTTCGTTGAAGAGAATGCCGATAATCCGAAATCGGAATTCTTTATCCCTACCATCCCAGATTACATGGTGAAACATGGTCTGGCAGATTTTAAGGTTATCCCGACATCGTCGAAATGGTTTGGTGTAACGTATGTAGAGGATAAACCTATCGTACAGGAAAGCATTTCCAAATTGGTTGCTGATGGGGTATATCCTGAGAAGCTTTTCTAA
- a CDS encoding TIGR02117 family protein encodes MRKIMVVLGAILGGILVFAAVYFAADAVLSRIKRGHAHEEKDGLITAYVLSNGVHTDIVLPIRTEFRDWTTVFPLAHTKGKAQDHRYISIGWGDKGFYLNTPEWKDLTLKTALIAGLGIGETALHVTYYRNMVEDEHCYKVLIDRQQYRVLEQYILDALDKDQDGNPILIETQAQYGDDDAFYEAKGAYSLFYSCNTWTNNALKKADMPSGIWTVFDKGILQHYR; translated from the coding sequence ATGCGTAAAATAATGGTGGTTTTAGGCGCTATATTGGGTGGTATCTTGGTATTCGCAGCGGTTTATTTCGCTGCCGATGCTGTGCTATCCAGGATCAAAAGGGGGCATGCCCACGAGGAAAAGGATGGGCTCATTACAGCATATGTGCTTTCCAATGGCGTGCATACGGATATCGTTCTCCCCATCCGCACCGAATTTCGGGATTGGACTACTGTTTTTCCATTGGCACACACCAAGGGGAAGGCACAAGATCACCGTTATATCTCGATAGGTTGGGGCGATAAGGGGTTTTACCTCAATACCCCGGAATGGAAGGATCTAACCCTAAAGACCGCCCTGATTGCCGGGCTTGGCATTGGCGAAACCGCACTCCATGTCACCTACTATAGGAATATGGTCGAGGATGAACACTGTTACAAGGTCCTGATCGATCGCCAACAGTACCGCGTGCTTGAGCAGTACATTCTGGATGCCTTGGATAAGGACCAGGACGGCAATCCCATCCTGATTGAAACCCAAGCGCAATATGGAGACGATGATGCGTTCTATGAAGCTAAAGGCGCCTATAGCTTATTCTATTCCTGCAATACCTGGACAAATAACGCACTGAAGAAAGCAGATATGCCCTCCGGTATATGGACTGTTTTTGATAAAGGAATTCTTCAGCATTACCGATAA
- a CDS encoding helix-turn-helix transcriptional regulator, with protein MKNTIKIHRVIKGYSQEQLANAVQVSRQTINALEAAKYVPSTVLALKLSKVLEKNIEELFQLEDTD; from the coding sequence ATGAAGAATACGATTAAAATCCACCGGGTAATCAAGGGGTATTCCCAAGAACAGTTGGCCAACGCCGTACAAGTCAGCCGGCAGACCATTAATGCGCTGGAAGCTGCGAAATATGTGCCATCCACAGTGCTGGCCCTCAAGCTATCCAAAGTGCTGGAAAAAAATATAGAGGAGCTATTCCAATTGGAAGACACCGATTAA
- the dnaK gene encoding molecular chaperone DnaK translates to MSKIIGIDLGTTNSCVAVMEGNEPVVIANNEGKRTTPSIVAFVEGGERKVGDPAKRQAITNPHKTVYSIKRFMGVTYEEAKNEIAKVPYKVVKGDNDTPRVEIDDRKYTPQEISAMILQKMKKTAEDYLGQEVSRAVITVPAYFNDAQRQATKEAGEIAGLKVERIINEPTAAALAYGLEKADKDMKIVVFDCGGGTHDVSVLELGDGVFEVKATDGDTHLGGDDFDNAIINWLADEFADENGGLDLRKDAMALQRLKEAAEKAKIELSSTTSTEINLPYITADATGPKHLVRNLTRAKFENLVGPLIERTIEPCRTALKNAGYNTSDIDEVILVGGSTRIPAIQDAVKKFFGKDPSKGVNPDEVVALGAAIQGGVLTGEVKDVLLLDVTPLSLGIETMGGVMTKLIEANTTIPTRKSETFSTASDNQPSVEIHVLQGERPMAAQNRTLGRFQLTDIPPAPRGIPQIEVVFDIDANGIIKVSAIDKATNKEQNIRIEASSGLSDEEVKKMKQEAEANAEADKKVKEEVDKLNKADALVFSTEKQLKEYGDKISADKKAAIDAGLEKLKAAYAAKNFADIDTASTELEAAWNAASEEMYAASQQGAGQQQPQGDAGQANNNGGNQGGGADDVQDVDFEEVK, encoded by the coding sequence ATGTCAAAAATTATAGGAATCGACTTAGGAACTACGAACTCATGTGTTGCCGTTATGGAAGGTAACGAGCCAGTAGTTATTGCGAACAATGAAGGTAAGCGCACAACACCTTCCATTGTTGCGTTTGTAGAAGGTGGAGAACGTAAAGTTGGAGATCCTGCGAAACGTCAAGCGATCACAAACCCACATAAAACGGTATACTCCATTAAACGTTTTATGGGTGTTACGTATGAAGAAGCGAAGAACGAAATCGCTAAAGTACCTTATAAAGTAGTAAAGGGCGACAACGATACGCCACGCGTAGAAATTGACGACCGTAAATATACCCCACAGGAAATTTCAGCCATGATCCTTCAAAAAATGAAGAAAACGGCGGAAGATTACTTGGGACAAGAAGTATCCCGCGCTGTAATTACGGTGCCTGCATACTTCAACGATGCGCAGCGTCAAGCAACCAAAGAAGCCGGTGAGATCGCTGGTTTGAAAGTTGAGCGTATCATCAACGAACCTACCGCAGCAGCATTGGCGTACGGTTTGGAAAAAGCAGACAAAGACATGAAGATCGTTGTTTTTGACTGTGGTGGTGGTACACATGACGTTTCCGTATTGGAATTGGGTGACGGTGTATTCGAAGTAAAAGCAACCGACGGTGACACACACTTAGGTGGTGATGACTTTGATAACGCTATCATCAACTGGTTGGCGGATGAATTCGCTGATGAGAATGGTGGTCTTGACTTGAGAAAAGATGCGATGGCGCTTCAACGTTTGAAAGAAGCTGCTGAAAAAGCAAAGATCGAGTTGTCCAGCACAACATCTACAGAGATCAACTTGCCATACATCACTGCTGATGCTACAGGTCCGAAACACTTGGTACGCAATTTAACACGTGCTAAATTCGAAAACCTTGTAGGCCCACTTATCGAGCGTACCATTGAGCCTTGCCGTACCGCATTGAAAAATGCAGGTTACAACACATCTGATATTGATGAAGTAATCTTGGTAGGTGGTTCAACCCGTATCCCTGCGATTCAAGACGCCGTGAAGAAATTCTTCGGTAAAGATCCGTCCAAAGGTGTTAACCCGGATGAGGTTGTTGCATTGGGTGCTGCAATCCAAGGTGGTGTATTGACAGGTGAAGTGAAAGACGTATTGTTACTTGATGTAACTCCTCTTTCTCTAGGTATCGAAACTATGGGTGGTGTGATGACCAAATTGATCGAAGCGAATACGACGATCCCGACACGCAAATCGGAGACCTTCTCCACTGCATCGGACAACCAACCATCGGTAGAGATCCATGTATTGCAAGGTGAGCGCCCTATGGCTGCACAGAACCGTACATTGGGACGTTTCCAATTGACGGATATTCCACCGGCACCACGTGGTATCCCGCAAATCGAAGTGGTATTCGATATCGATGCAAACGGTATCATCAAGGTATCAGCGATCGATAAAGCGACCAATAAAGAGCAGAACATCCGCATCGAAGCTTCTTCAGGTCTTTCTGACGAGGAGGTGAAAAAGATGAAACAAGAAGCGGAAGCAAATGCTGAAGCCGATAAAAAGGTAAAAGAAGAAGTTGATAAATTGAATAAAGCTGATGCGCTGGTATTCTCTACTGAAAAACAGTTGAAAGAATATGGCGATAAGATTTCAGCAGATAAGAAAGCTGCTATCGACGCAGGTCTTGAGAAATTGAAAGCGGCATACGCAGCGAAAAATTTCGCGGACATCGATACTGCATCTACTGAATTGGAAGCCGCATGGAACGCAGCATCTGAGGAAATGTACGCTGCATCGCAACAAGGTGCGGGTCAGCAACAACCTCAAGGTGACGCCGGACAGGCAAACAACAACGGCGGAAACCAAGGTGGTGGTGCCGATGATGTACAGGATGTAGACTTCGAAGAAGTTAAGTAG
- a CDS encoding thioredoxin family protein, producing MTFDEYLSYFEDILNNTEAHEAYSTNADYLNYTKLNWSRMNRWLRKFEPSAEMKVCIDSIKDPQHWILITEPWCGDAAHSVAQIYQIVKDNEYIDLDIQLRDTEPFLIDDYLTNGGKSIPKLIIRNDVGHDKAIWGPRPAASQALFENMKAEGKCMEEIKEAIQRWYNEDKGIEIQKELIELLAEYNS from the coding sequence ATGACTTTTGACGAATACCTGAGTTACTTCGAGGATATCTTAAACAATACAGAAGCACACGAAGCATACTCAACTAACGCTGACTATTTAAATTACACCAAATTAAATTGGTCCCGCATGAACAGATGGTTAAGAAAATTTGAACCATCCGCAGAAATGAAAGTTTGCATCGATAGCATCAAAGACCCGCAGCACTGGATCCTGATTACGGAGCCGTGGTGTGGAGACGCCGCGCATTCTGTAGCACAGATCTATCAGATCGTAAAAGATAACGAGTACATCGACTTGGATATTCAATTGCGCGATACGGAACCTTTCCTGATCGACGATTATCTGACCAATGGCGGTAAATCCATTCCGAAATTGATTATCCGGAATGACGTAGGTCATGATAAAGCTATTTGGGGACCTCGTCCGGCTGCCTCCCAGGCTTTGTTCGAAAACATGAAGGCCGAAGGCAAATGCATGGAAGAGATCAAGGAAGCCATCCAACGGTGGTACAACGAGGACAAAGGAATCGAAATCCAAAAAGAATTGATCGAACTTTTGGCTGAATACAACAGCTAA
- a CDS encoding glycosyltransferase family 39 protein, which yields MENEYRIKLRWLIIVATVIRCIFASFMELGNDEVYYFTYAQQLDWNHFDHPPMVGLVIRFFTLNLHWVNEFSMRLGAIALSAFNTWLIARIACQLMSPRAGLIAAILYTASLYSSIISGLFILPDSVANTFWLASLWSMLCIVNADDSRTKNNQLLLLGLWIGMACLSKVHAISLWVGFFAYVLIFDRRFFGLKNFYFSMLITGICILPILVWNYQHEFITWKFHGERVNILDSGFRWDFFAQAFFGQLFYNNPFLVYLYVVILVLLFKNRLKIYGLSPKSILLLLCCSLPIIALTMGLSLFRQTLPHWSGAGFFALMLISAFWIDRRVELNSIPKIRKILNLQLSFTLVVMLLAVLAIKWYPGNLFAAANAEELGKGDVTLDMFGWQDLMEEFAQVRSADIQQGAMRAEDVLLVDNWYPAGHYYFYIARPLGIRTIAIGKLTDIHKFAWLNLTEPPIQQHENAYYIAPSNTFRDPVALYADLFEEIRLHKTLEQRRGNRVIRHWYIYQLKGAKQVLGDLKPQQYPN from the coding sequence ATGGAAAATGAATACAGAATAAAACTGCGCTGGCTCATCATTGTTGCCACGGTCATTCGCTGTATCTTCGCGAGCTTTATGGAATTGGGTAATGATGAGGTCTACTACTTCACCTATGCCCAACAACTGGACTGGAATCATTTCGACCATCCGCCGATGGTGGGTTTGGTGATTCGGTTCTTTACCCTCAACCTGCATTGGGTCAATGAATTTTCCATGCGCTTGGGTGCAATTGCTCTATCGGCCTTCAACACTTGGCTGATCGCACGGATCGCGTGTCAGCTGATGAGTCCCCGGGCGGGATTGATCGCCGCAATCCTCTATACGGCATCGCTGTATTCCAGTATTATTTCCGGCCTGTTTATCCTACCGGATTCGGTGGCCAATACGTTCTGGCTGGCGTCCCTTTGGAGTATGCTGTGTATTGTCAATGCCGATGACAGCAGGACCAAGAACAATCAACTGTTGCTATTGGGGTTATGGATTGGCATGGCCTGCCTTAGCAAGGTACACGCCATCAGTCTGTGGGTTGGTTTTTTCGCCTACGTTCTGATATTCGACCGGCGCTTTTTCGGTTTGAAGAATTTCTATTTCAGCATGTTGATCACCGGCATCTGCATCCTCCCCATCCTGGTCTGGAACTATCAGCATGAGTTCATCACCTGGAAATTCCACGGCGAGCGCGTAAATATCCTCGATTCGGGATTCCGTTGGGATTTCTTTGCCCAGGCGTTCTTCGGTCAGTTGTTCTACAACAACCCCTTCCTGGTCTACCTGTACGTCGTGATTTTGGTGCTCCTGTTCAAGAATAGACTGAAGATCTATGGGCTCTCTCCAAAGAGCATACTGCTGTTGTTGTGCTGCTCGTTGCCCATTATCGCGCTGACCATGGGCTTATCCCTCTTCCGGCAGACCCTACCGCATTGGAGTGGCGCCGGATTCTTTGCGCTGATGTTGATATCGGCATTTTGGATCGACCGTCGGGTGGAACTCAATTCCATCCCCAAGATCCGGAAGATCCTCAACCTGCAGCTGAGTTTTACTTTGGTGGTGATGCTGCTGGCCGTTCTGGCCATCAAGTGGTATCCGGGAAACCTCTTTGCTGCCGCCAATGCCGAGGAATTGGGCAAAGGTGATGTGACGCTGGATATGTTCGGTTGGCAGGACTTGATGGAGGAATTTGCCCAGGTCCGCTCGGCGGATATACAGCAGGGAGCTATGCGGGCGGAAGATGTGCTGTTGGTGGACAATTGGTACCCCGCTGGGCATTATTATTTTTATATCGCCAGACCGTTGGGCATCCGGACGATTGCGATCGGGAAACTGACCGACATCCATAAGTTTGCCTGGCTGAACCTGACGGAGCCACCCATACAGCAACATGAAAATGCCTATTACATTGCCCCGTCGAACACCTTTCGGGATCCCGTAGCCCTTTATGCGGATCTTTTCGAAGAAATCCGTTTGCACAAGACTCTCGAACAGCGACGTGGCAACCGGGTCATTCGGCATTGGTACATCTACCAGTTGAAGGGTGCGAAGCAGGTCCTGGGCGACCTCAAGCCTCAGCAGTACCCAAATTAG
- a CDS encoding GtrA family protein → MMWKLLLSALKFGLVGLIGMGIDFLLTWIAKEKLHINKFVANGIGFTVAVFNNYILNRIWTFANKNPQVLQQFLHFLTISCIGLALNTLFLYLFHQKLKLNFYFSKLLAIGMVFVWNFSANLIFTFNDGK, encoded by the coding sequence ATGATGTGGAAATTACTCCTTAGCGCGTTGAAATTCGGACTTGTGGGCCTGATCGGGATGGGGATCGACTTTCTCCTTACCTGGATCGCCAAGGAAAAGCTCCATATCAATAAATTCGTTGCCAATGGCATTGGATTCACGGTGGCCGTGTTCAACAATTATATCTTGAACCGCATCTGGACCTTTGCCAACAAGAACCCACAGGTCCTACAACAATTCCTGCATTTCTTGACCATCAGCTGCATCGGCTTGGCCTTGAACACCCTCTTCCTCTACCTATTCCACCAGAAATTAAAACTTAACTTTTATTTCAGCAAGCTGCTGGCCATCGGGATGGTCTTTGTCTGGAATTTTTCGGCTAATCTCATATTCACGTTTAACGATGGAAAATGA
- a CDS encoding phosphatase PAP2 family protein has product MNRIQKLFSENRGFIVCFLAWYFILSGYIFSRPDIQAFQLTNSNHSLFFDYFFTVITQFGDGLFVMTVALVCFLVWSRRLGVAIAVTYIGSGLICSLLKKTFQAYRPGYLLQDDPTFHALSWMPMAHHNAFPSGHTTSAFALAATLAFFAKNKKIGLLAFVLACLTGYSRVYLGQHFWDDVWFGSMLGMGFTCLYAVLLAYYTDNKFTVIQFPNNFRI; this is encoded by the coding sequence ATGAATCGTATTCAAAAGCTCTTTTCCGAAAACAGGGGTTTCATCGTTTGTTTTCTGGCCTGGTATTTTATCCTGAGCGGCTATATTTTCTCTCGTCCGGATATACAGGCCTTCCAGCTTACCAATTCCAATCATTCTTTATTCTTTGATTATTTTTTCACCGTAATCACGCAGTTTGGCGATGGGCTGTTTGTGATGACCGTCGCCTTGGTCTGCTTTCTGGTGTGGTCGCGCCGGTTGGGCGTGGCGATTGCCGTTACATATATCGGTTCGGGTCTGATCTGTTCCCTATTGAAGAAAACCTTTCAGGCCTACCGCCCGGGCTATCTCCTGCAGGATGACCCGACCTTCCATGCCCTGTCTTGGATGCCGATGGCTCATCACAACGCATTCCCTTCCGGGCATACGACTTCTGCTTTTGCGCTGGCCGCCACCTTGGCGTTCTTTGCCAAGAACAAGAAAATTGGTCTCCTTGCTTTCGTTTTGGCCTGCTTGACCGGCTATTCCCGGGTCTACCTTGGCCAACACTTTTGGGATGATGTCTGGTTCGGATCCATGTTGGGCATGGGTTTCACCTGTCTATATGCCGTGCTGTTGGCGTACTACACGGACAACAAGTTTACCGTCATTCAATTCCCCAACAATTTCAGGATCTGA
- a CDS encoding IS3 family transposase, whose amino-acid sequence MGIRLICGLFGRTRHAYYDRQWRVQDVGLKDEIILQHVLRIRSEQKRIGTRKLLHMLAGPLQKHGIRIGRDYLFALMREHSLQIRVRKRKAVTTDSRHWMKKYRNLIKELAVERPEQVWVSDITYVQLNRRWGYLSLVTDAYSRKIVGWAFRGDLSAQGCIDALQMALQQRQYPGKGLIHHSDRGSQYCSKGYVDILRTNGIGVSMTENGDPYENAIAERVNGILKAEFDLYASQSGLRETTRKIRENIRVYNNLRPHASCDYLTPEQAHMRSGALRKRWRPKKYPIVQKEFV is encoded by the coding sequence ATGGGGATCCGTTTGATCTGCGGACTGTTTGGCAGAACAAGGCATGCGTACTATGACCGCCAGTGGCGGGTGCAGGATGTCGGACTGAAGGACGAGATCATCCTGCAGCACGTGCTGCGGATACGCAGCGAACAGAAGAGGATCGGTACCCGGAAGCTGCTCCATATGCTCGCCGGCCCCCTGCAAAAACATGGGATCAGGATCGGCCGCGACTATCTCTTCGCCCTGATGAGGGAGCATTCCCTACAGATCAGGGTCAGGAAGAGGAAGGCGGTCACCACCGATTCGCGGCACTGGATGAAGAAGTACAGAAACCTGATAAAGGAACTTGCGGTCGAGCGCCCCGAGCAGGTCTGGGTAAGCGACATCACCTATGTACAGCTCAACCGGCGCTGGGGATATCTGAGCCTGGTCACCGATGCCTATTCCAGAAAGATAGTGGGCTGGGCGTTCAGGGGCGACCTCTCGGCACAGGGATGTATCGATGCCCTGCAGATGGCACTGCAGCAGAGGCAGTATCCGGGAAAGGGACTCATACACCACTCCGATCGGGGTTCGCAGTACTGTAGCAAAGGCTATGTGGATATCCTACGCACCAACGGGATCGGGGTCAGCATGACCGAGAACGGGGATCCCTATGAGAATGCGATAGCCGAAAGGGTGAACGGCATACTGAAGGCGGAGTTTGACCTCTACGCATCACAGAGTGGCCTGAGGGAGACCACAAGAAAGATCAGGGAGAACATCAGGGTATACAACAACCTAAGGCCCCACGCGAGCTGTGATTACCTCACACCTGAACAGGCACATATGAGGTCAGGTGCGCTGAGAAAGAGATGGAGACCGAAAAAATATCCAATAGTGCAGAAAGAGTTTGTATAG
- a CDS encoding transposase: protein METIEREFEFAERTSKKQPFDKRLILHMLDQIELGVPRRDLMEQYGVSEVSLIRWMKKFGRQPIGAKRYTTELKRSVIRAVQDGMSAYRAGNTFDISCGTVSRWVREYKGENTELSSPEPDDMANKKPVDPKEAEILALKKALEYANLKIRALDTMIDIAEEQLKIDIRKKSGAKRS, encoded by the coding sequence ATGGAAACAATAGAAAGAGAGTTTGAGTTCGCTGAGCGGACCAGTAAGAAGCAGCCATTCGACAAGCGTTTGATCCTCCACATGCTGGATCAGATCGAACTTGGGGTCCCCCGCCGGGACCTGATGGAACAGTACGGTGTCTCCGAAGTGAGCCTGATCCGCTGGATGAAGAAGTTCGGGCGACAGCCCATTGGGGCAAAGCGGTATACCACCGAGCTGAAGCGTTCAGTGATCAGGGCGGTCCAGGACGGGATGAGCGCCTACCGGGCGGGGAACACCTTTGATATCTCCTGCGGTACGGTCTCCAGATGGGTCAGGGAATATAAGGGGGAAAATACCGAACTTAGTTCCCCAGAACCCGATGATATGGCCAACAAGAAACCCGTAGACCCCAAAGAGGCAGAGATCCTGGCCCTGAAGAAGGCCCTGGAATATGCAAACCTGAAGATCAGGGCATTGGATACCATGATCGATATTGCCGAGGAACAGCTCAAGATCGACATCAGAAAAAAGTCTGGTGCCAAGCGGTCGTAA
- a CDS encoding MmcQ/YjbR family DNA-binding protein, with translation MNIEELREYCISKKGTTEEVPFGPDTLVFKVVGKVFLLVGLDQVDTLSFNVKCDPEYAVELRERYEHTVLPGYHMNKKHWNTVHANRQIDDGELYKLIDHSYALVVQSLPKRSQEGLLD, from the coding sequence ATGAATATTGAAGAATTGCGAGAATATTGCATCAGCAAGAAAGGAACGACCGAGGAAGTGCCATTTGGGCCCGATACGTTGGTGTTTAAGGTCGTGGGCAAGGTTTTCCTGCTGGTTGGTCTGGATCAGGTCGATACGCTATCCTTCAATGTGAAATGTGACCCGGAATATGCGGTGGAGTTACGCGAGCGCTATGAGCATACCGTCCTGCCGGGGTATCACATGAACAAGAAGCATTGGAACACGGTGCATGCAAACCGGCAGATCGATGATGGCGAGCTGTATAAATTGATTGACCACAGCTATGCGCTGGTGGTACAATCACTTCCCAAGCGTAGCCAGGAAGGTTTGCTGGATTAA